In a genomic window of Coregonus clupeaformis isolate EN_2021a chromosome 27, ASM2061545v1, whole genome shotgun sequence:
- the si:dkey-251i10.1 gene encoding ADP/ATP translocase 2, producing MNETAVSFAKDFLAGGISAAISKTAVAPIERVKLLLQVQHASKQISKEMQYKGIIDCVTRIPKEQGFLAFWRGNLANVIRYFPTQALNFAFKDKYKNIFLDGVDKRKQFWRYFAGNLASGGAAGATSLCFVYPLDFARTRLGADVGKAGAREYNGLADCLAKTFRSDGMRGLYQGFAVSVQGIIIYRASYFGIYDTAKGMLPDSQKSSILVSWAIAQSVTAVAGLTSYPFDTVRRRMMMQSGRKGADIMYSGTIDCWKKIARDEGGKAFFKGAWSNVLRGMGGAFVLVLYDELKKVL from the exons ATGAATGAGACCGCAGTTTCATTTGCCAAGGATTTCTTGGCTGGTGGCATCTCTGCTGCCATCTCCAAAACGGCGGTTGCTCCCATCGAGAGAGTCAAGCTTCTCCTTCAG GTCCAACATGCCAGCAAGCAGATCAGCAAAGAAATGCAGTACAAGGGTATCATAGATTGTGTTACCCGCATTCCCAAGGAGCAGGGCTTCCTTGCCTTCTGGAGAGGTAACCTGGCCAATGTCATAAGATACTTCCCCACCCAGGCCCTCAACTTTGCCTTCAAAGACAAGTACAAGAATATCTTCCTTGACGGCGTAGACAAGCGCAAGCAGTTCTGGAGGTACTTCGCTGGCAACCTGGCCTCTGGCGGTGCTGCAGGAGCCACCTCCCTTTGCTTTGTCTACCCTCTTGATTTCGCCAGAACCCGTCTGGGAGCTGATGTCGGAAAGGCTGGCGCGAGAGAGTACAATGGTCTGGCAGACTGCTTGGCGAAGACGTTCAGGTCTGACGGTATGAGGGGTCTGTACCAGGGCTTCGCAGTGTCTGTCCAGGGCATCATCATCTACAGAGCTTCCTACTTCGGCATTTATGACACAGCTAAAG GTATGCTGCCAGACTCCCAGAAGTCTTCCATCTTAGTGAGCTGGGCAATCGCTCAGTCTGTAACTGCTGTGGCCGGCCTGACCTCCTACCCCTTCGACACTGTCCGTCGTCGTATGATGATGCAGTCTGGCCGTAAAGGAG CTGATATCATGTACTCTGGGACCATTGACTGCTGGAAGAAGATCGCTCGTGATGAGGGTGGCAAGGCCTTCTTCAAGGGAGCCTGGTCCAATGTTCTCCGAGGCATGGGTGGTGCCTTTGTGCTGGTCTTGTACGATGAGCTAAAGAAAGTcctttaa